From the genome of Arthrobacter russicus:
GGTGATCACCGACTTCTTCGGCAAGCCGGCGGCCGGCAAGGAATACCACGTGGATTGGGATGCTGCCGCGGCGGAGAAGGACGGTTACCCATCGTTCATGGAGAAAGAAATCCATGAACAGCCGCGCGCCGTGGCCGACACCCTGCTGGGCCGCAATGATTCCCATGGCAAGCTGACCTTGGACGAGCTCCGGATCGACGAGTCGATCCTCCGCTCGGTGGACAAGATCATCGTGATTGCCTGCGGGACCTCGGCCTACGTCGGCCAAGTGGCCAAGTATGCGATCGAGCATTGGTGCCGGATCCCCACCGAGGTGGAACTTTCGCATGAGTTCCGGTACCGGGATCCGATCGTCAATGAGAAGACCCTGGTAGTTGCGATTTCGCAATCCGGCGAGACCATGGACACGTTGATGGCGGTCCGGCACGCCCGGGAGCAAGGCGCCAAGGTGCTGGCAATCTGCAATACCAACGGGTCAACGATTCCGCGGGAATCCGATGCCGTGCTGTACACGCATGCGGGGCCGGAAATCGCGGTCGCTTCGACGAAGGCGTTTTTGGCGCAAATCACCGCGTCGTATTTGCTGGGGCTGTACTTGGCGCAATTACGCGGCAACAAGTTCCAGGATGAGATCAAGACGATCCTGACTGATCTCGCGGCGATGCCGGAGAAGATCCAGGCGGTGCTGGACCACGAGCAGCAGATCAAGGATCTGGCCGTGTCGATGAAGGACGTCAACTCGGTGCTCTTCCTGGGCCGCCACGTGGGTTTCCCGGTAGCCATGGAAGGCGCCTTGAAGCTCAAGGAACTCGCTTACATCCACGCCGAGGGCTTTGCCGCGGGCGAACTCAAGCACGGGCCGATCGCCCTGATTGAAGAAGGCCAGCCGGTTTTCGTGGTGGTGCCTTCGCCGAACGGGCGGGATTCCTTGCACGCCAAAGTGGTGTCCAACATCCAGGAAGTGCGGGCGCGTGGTGCCAAGACCATCGTGATCGCCGAAGCAGGCGATGAAGCGGTGCGCCAATATGCCGAGCACGTCTTCTACGTGCCGGCCACCTCGACCCTGCTCGCTCCGTTGCTGACCACGGTGCCGTTGCAGATCTTCGCCTGCGCGCTGGCGAGTGAAAAGGGTTACGACGTGGACCAGCCGCGCAACCTGGCCAAATCGGTCACCGTCGAGTGAGCCGCCAAGCGCTGCTGGTCATCGATGTCCAAACGGACTTGGTCTCCGGCGAGTATGCCGGACCGCTTACCGACCGGGAGGCGGTGTTGGCGAACATCGGGACCGCGATCGAGAAGGCCGTTGCTGCGGACGTCCAAGTGGTCTTCATCCGGGATCTGGACGTGGCCGGCGGCGAAGGGCCGGGCTTCGAGGTCCATGCCGGATTGCCGCAGCCGGCAGGTTCGGTGACCATCGACAAGTCGAACAACAATGCGTTCACCCGCACGGTGCTCGGCCCGTTCCTGCAGGAGCGCGGCGTGGATCACGTGGTGATCTGCGGAATGCAGAGCGAATATTGCGTGGATACCGCGGTGCGCGCTGCGGTGGGCCGGGACTTCGACGTCACGTTGCTCGAAGATGCGCATACTACGGCGGACTCTCCGGTGCTCAGCGGGGCGCAGATCATCGCGCACACGAACGAGACCCTGTACGCGCACGGCGACCTGGAGCATTTCTGCGTGACCCGCTCCGTCGTCGAAGACATTTTCACGCCGAACCATGCGCAGACGTTGCAGGAATGGCACGACGCCGAGGGTTGAGCGTTTTGTTAGACGTGAATGAGCTGAAGGGGAGCGGATCTATGATCTGCTCCCCTTCGCGTTGCCCGGCTTCTGGGATCAGTTGGCCCGACGGCGGCTGATCAGCATTGCGGCGATGCCGGCCAGGAGCAGGAGCCCGGCGAGGGCCAGGGGTGTGCTTGGGCTGGCTCCGGTGTTGGCCAGTTCGGTTTCTTGGGCGGTGGTTTTGATTTCCTTAGGGACTGCCGTCACGTTGTCCGTCGGCTGAACTGGTTTTGGGGTGACTACTGGTGGCGTGACAATGGCGGGAGCGGCACCGACCGTGACGGTAATTGTCGCGGTGGACACTACGCCGTCGGCGTTTGTGACTCGGTAGGACACGGATGGAACGACTCCGGAGAATCCGACGTTCGGGGTAAAACGGATTTTGTCTCCGACTCGATCGAACATTCCGTAGCCAACCAATTCGATTGCCG
Proteins encoded in this window:
- the glmS gene encoding glutamine--fructose-6-phosphate transaminase (isomerizing), translated to MCGIVGYVGRAERTQDHGAIDVVLEGLRRLEYRGYDSAGVAVLTDGGVASAKKAGKLANLLGVLDTAPLPESRTGIGHTRWATHGGPTDLNAHPHLADDGKLALIHNGIIENFAELKTELLAKRATFVSETDTEAAAVLLADEYRNAADVEASVRLTVAMQRACQKLEGAFTLLAIHSDLPGVVVAARRNSPLVVGLGEGENFLGSDVSGFIDYTRRAVELGQDQIVTITPDEVVITDFFGKPAAGKEYHVDWDAAAAEKDGYPSFMEKEIHEQPRAVADTLLGRNDSHGKLTLDELRIDESILRSVDKIIVIACGTSAYVGQVAKYAIEHWCRIPTEVELSHEFRYRDPIVNEKTLVVAISQSGETMDTLMAVRHAREQGAKVLAICNTNGSTIPRESDAVLYTHAGPEIAVASTKAFLAQITASYLLGLYLAQLRGNKFQDEIKTILTDLAAMPEKIQAVLDHEQQIKDLAVSMKDVNSVLFLGRHVGFPVAMEGALKLKELAYIHAEGFAAGELKHGPIALIEEGQPVFVVVPSPNGRDSLHAKVVSNIQEVRARGAKTIVIAEAGDEAVRQYAEHVFYVPATSTLLAPLLTTVPLQIFACALASEKGYDVDQPRNLAKSVTVE
- a CDS encoding isochorismatase family protein, which gives rise to MSRQALLVIDVQTDLVSGEYAGPLTDREAVLANIGTAIEKAVAADVQVVFIRDLDVAGGEGPGFEVHAGLPQPAGSVTIDKSNNNAFTRTVLGPFLQERGVDHVVICGMQSEYCVDTAVRAAVGRDFDVTLLEDAHTTADSPVLSGAQIIAHTNETLYAHGDLEHFCVTRSVVEDIFTPNHAQTLQEWHDAEG